In Streptomyces sp. NBC_01231, the sequence TCGCCCCGTCGTCCAGGGCGGACGCGGCGACGGGGTGGTGCAGTGCGTCTCGTGCGGCGTAGGCGTCGAGTCGGGCGACGCTGACGAGGGAGTCGAGTATGGGGGCAGCATGCCGTCCGGTGCGGTCCAGTTCCAGGGCTGACAGGCCCGTCCGGGTCTGGAAGGCGGCAGTCGGCGGATCGGGGTGGGCAAGGAGCTGGACGGCCTCATCAAGGGTGCGGTCGAGGTCGGGTTCAGGGACGGGGGTGTCTACGGGCCGGCAGTGGGCGTGCAGGAGGAGGGCGATGGCTCCCTCCCAAGGCTCCGTGGGCTGGGTGGTGTCGATCAGGTCGCGGGCCTGTTGGTCCAGGCCCTGTTCCATCAGGGCCATGATCTTGATCTGGCGGCCGTCGAGGAGCCGGTTGCCGATGCCGCGGTGCTGGGTCATGGCGTCGGCGGCCTCGGCCCACCGGCCGATGCAGGCGAGGGCGCGGGCGCCGTCCACGAGGAGGGTGACGTACAGCTCCTGGCACACCGCGCGGTGATCATCGTCCGTGCCGGTCAGGGTCGAGAGGTCGACGGTGTGGCCGTCGATCTCGGTCTTCTCCCGCTGCCGCGCGGCGTGGTTGAGGCGGACCAGCAGGTCGTAGGCGGCCTCGCCCTGGCCGTCGCGAGTCAGCAGCCGGGAGAGGTTGACCAGCGGCATCAGCGACATGACGGCGATCGGTCCACTCAGGCGTCCGGCGTCGGCGCAGACCTGGTGCTGGCGCCAGCACAGGTCGGCGGCCAGGTCGGGCAGGCCGACGTCGGAGGCGATGAGCGCGGCGTAGTTGAGGACCCTGCAGGCGCGGGCCACCAGGTCGTGGTGGCTCGCACCTGCGGGCGCGACGGTCAGCCCGGTGAGGTGGTTGATGCGCTCCTCCAAGGAGAGAGCGGGCGCCTTGGTGCGGCGGACCAGGGGGATGCGGCTGGCTATCGCGGGGATCATCGGCTCAGCCCTTGCGCGCCCAGTCGATGACGAGTCGGCTGTAGGGCTTGTCGACGACGAAGCAGGCGTCGTCCGCCGTCAGCCGGTCACGCGAGTCCGCGACGGCCATCCGGAAGCCCGGCTCGGGGGCGTCGTTGCCGCCGGTCGCGTCCCAGGCGCGGATCTCGCTCACGACGCGCTCGGCGAGGCCGGCGCCGCCCTCGCCGTGGCCGATCACGCCGACTTCCCAGTACCGGCCCTGCTCGTCCTCGCCCTCCCGGATGGTCAGGTATGCCAGCGACCCGCCGTCGAGGGCGACCATGGAGCCCCACCCGAAGTGCGGGGTGAACCCGGGGCGCTGGCCCGGCAGCCGGGACAGGCCGTTGGGCAGCACGCAGGCCAGGTACAGGTACAGCCACTCCCACGCCGAGCCCTGCCGGAACTTCACCCCGGTGTAGAGCTTGGTCTGCTGCTGGTCGAGGACGGAGCGCAGCGCGTCGCGGTCGACGTCCTGCTCGCTGAACGTCTCCAGGCGCACGTTGCCCTCGCCTGCCATCGGCACGAGGGTGTACACGTCGTCGCAGACGCCCTTGCGCAGCGGGATGAAGGTGGCCATCTCGCAGGAGACGGTCTTCCACGTGTCGCCGTCGCGTTCGAAGGCGAAGGAGCGGGAAATGCTTCCGCGGATGCGCTTCGGCAGGACCAGGCGCCCGCCGGGGGCGAGCTGGTCGAGGATCTTCACGGGTACGTCGCCGGCGCCGACAGTGAAGATGATCCGGTCGTAGGGGGCGTGCTCGGGCAGCCCGGCCGCGCCGTCGGCCATCACCGCGGTGGCATTGTCGACGCCGGCCTCGGCGAGGTGCTTGCTCGCGCCGGAGACGAGGTCCTGGTCGACGTCGAGGGTCCACACCTGTCCGCCGGGGGAGACGATCTTGCCGAGGAGGGCGGCGTTGTAGCCGGTGGCGGCTCCAGCCTCCAGGACCTTGTGACCGGGCTGGGCGCCGAGCTGTTCGAGCTGGGTGGCGACGATGGACGGCGCGGAGATGCAGGAGATCATCTCCCCGTGCTCGTCGTGCTTGATCGGGACGGCGTCCTCCTTGTACGCGCTCTCCAGGTCGACGCCAGGCAGGAAGGCGTGCCGGTCGGTGGTGCGGAAGGCGTCGATGGCCGCCTTGCTGCGCAGGTGGCCGCTGTCGACGAGCCGCTGGGCGAGGGCTTCGCCCCGCTGGTTGGGGTCGGTTACGGGTGTCACGGAGGTCTCCATTCGAGGGAGGCTAGGGTCCGCTGAGGCGGACTTGGGGGTAGACACGTCAGCTCCTTCTCCGGTGGAGAAGGCGACGTGACGGCCGAGCCACGCGGTGGCGGCCTGCGCGTCGGCAGGCACGCCCGCACGGTTGAACGCGAAGATCGCGTGATGGGCGATGACGGCCCGGATTCCGCGTATCAGTCGGCCGTCTGCGGCGAGCCGGCGCAGGCGGCGGCCGGCGTCCTCGAACTCGGCGACGCGCTCGACCCAGCCCGCTTCCGCGTCTGAGCGCAGGGCCGCGTCCGCGTTCATCAGCCGCCGCATCGCGGAGACGGCTCTGTCCAGTGCGGGCCCCCGGGCCCATACGTCTCCGGCTTCGAAGGGGTCCAGTCCCGCCGCGCGGATCATGGCGGACAGCAGCATCACGCTGCGCTCGCGGGCGCCGGGGGTGCCGGTCTCGGCGAGCGCGGCCGGGCTGTCGGCGCAGAACACGTCGTGCGCGACCTCCATGCCCTCGGGGCCGCCGAAGGCGTGCGTCTCCGGCTCGTAGATCCCGCCCACCCAGCCGGTGATCACGCGGTCGGCGACGAGCTGGTCCAGCAAGTCGGCGACGGGCTGTTCGGTACGCAGGCGCACGCCGGCGTCCTTGCGTAGGAAGTGGAAGCGGCGTTCGCCCAGCGCGGTCGCCAGGGCCTGGGCGGCGTCCGCGTGCGGGTCGGGAAAGGCCACGGAGGCGTGCCACCAGGACGTGTCCGGGGGGACGGGCAGGTTCTCTTCGTCGAGGGTCATGAGGAGGGAACTCCTTGCGAGGCGGCGGGGTGGGGTCAGGTGAGCAGGAGGACGCGGGTCCAACCGGTGGCGTCGGTGGCCTTCAGGGCAAGTTGGGCCCCGGCGCGGCCTTCCATGAATCCGGGTTTGGGCAGGTGCTCCCAGTCGGCGGCCAGCCGTCGGTGCAGGTCTTGGATGATCAGGGTGAAGCGTTCGGGGCTGGTGCTGTCGGCGGCGACCGCGCGGGTGAGAGTCAGCAGCCCGGCCCAGCCGTGGCAGAGCGTCGAGTCGGTGATCCGGGCGAGCCGCAGCGGGTCGGTCAGGATCGCCTCGACGGTGTCCTCGGCCGCTTGGCGCCGTACAGGGTCGCCGAGGGCAAGCGCGGCGAGCTGCTGGGCGCGTGCGATGCCGGGCTGGCCGTAGCACCAGGACTGGCGGGCCGGCTCCGCTGCGGGCGGCTGGTCGGCGTCCAGGTGGGTTGTGGTGGACCAGTAGCGGTCGCCGTGCCGGTCGAGCCAGGTCGCGAACGTGCCGACGGCCTCCTCCTGGCCGGGGACGCTGACTCCGGCGCGCAGGGCGAGCGAGAGCACGGCCAGGGGCCCCGCGATGCCGTGGGCCATGCCGTTGTTGCCGTGTCCGCCTGCCATGTCCTTCCCGTCGGGGCCGACCGGCGACCACCACCCGGGCAGGATCCTGCCGTCACTGCGGGCGGGGTGTGCGAGCGCGACGAGGCAAGCGAGCACGTCGGGCAGCCGGGGCGCGATCGGGCGGCGGGACAGCAGCAGTGCGGCGAGCCCGGTCATGCCGCGGATAAGGTCCCATTCGGCGAGGTGGGGCAGCGTGCCGGCCTCCTGCCGGCGGTGGGCGGCGGCGAGCCGGGCGTCCACGACGCGGTCGACGGCCGCGCGGACGTCGTTTGCGGCCCCGTGGGCGCGGTCCAGGACGAACTCCAGGGCGGGTGCGCCGTGGAAGAGGCTGGCGTTGCTGCCGGTGCTGACGCCCCGGACGGTGGCCTGGGCGAGGTGGCGGCGGGCGGTGGACAGATCACGGCGCTCGATGTCGAGCAGCGCCATCCCTAGGGCGCCCTCGGACAGGTCCTGCGTACGGGGCACGGTCGTCGTGGTCATGAGCGCCTGGCCAGGGGGACGACGATGCTGTGGGCCCGGCCGCCGATCCACCCGTCGGCGTCCGGCGGGGGCGCATCGTGCAGGGTGGCGATGCCGAGAGGGCTGGCGTCCAGGTGCGCGCGCAGGAGGTCCAGGTCGACGTCGCGGGTGAGATCGAGGGGCAGCTGCTGGTCGTCTTCGGCGAGCAGGACCCGATCCGGCACGCGGAACCGGGCACGCCAGGCATGGAGTTGGTGCGCCCACTGCTGGAGTGGGGCGGTGCGGGCAGGCAGCGTACGGCTGCGGATCTTCCACCGGGCTGTGGTGAGGATGGTGCGACGGTAGGTGAGGGCCGGGGTGAAGGGCAGGGTCCAGGCGGCGCCCCAGTCGAACCAGGTCACCTGCGGGGACGCGGCCCGGCTGATCTCGCCGAGGAAGCGGGCCATCGGCGGGGTGTAGTTGTTCCACAGGAAGTTGATGGCGGTGGGGGCCAGCAGCTCCAGCGGCTTGCCCGTCGCGGACTCCACCAGCTGGGGGTGGCCGTCCGCGAGGGTGACCGCCAGGTCGCGTGGGAAGAGCACGTGCGGTTCGGGACGGCGGAATTCGCCGACGCTGACGATCCGGGGCAGGGCCTGTGGTGCGCGGGTGAGCAGGTCGGCCGGCACCCGCCCGGCGTGGAAGGAGAGCTGCGCGAGTTCCGCTTCCGGATCGACGGTGGGCAGCTTCGCGTACGCCGTCTCGGTGCCGGGCAGGAGGTGCCAGAACCGACCGGTCATCGATCCGGCTGAGCGGGAGACGGTCAGAACGTGCAGCCGGAAGTCGCCTCGGTCCAGGGCCGGAAGAGAGGAGGCGTGGACCTGCGCGGCCAGTTCGAGGTGGGGTGCCAGGGCCTGGGGCTTGTCGCCGGCCGCTGCTTCCAGTTCCTCGATCATCGCCCCGGTCAGCGCGACGGTGCGGCTGCCTTCGGCGGCTGCGGTGCCGGCCAGCTCCAGCAGCAGGCGGTCGCGCCGGGACATCGGCCGGGGCGGTTCGCTCGCCGTGACGAACCCTGCCGGGAAGCCCACGCCCCGGTCGGGGTCAGTCACCGCTTCCACTGGCACTGCAGTGTTCTCGCCGTAGCGCTCGGAGAACTGCTCGATCCACCGGCGCCAGGTCGGTGTCCCGTTCGGATGGGTAACTAGGCGGGCCAGGACGGTGGCCGCGGTCTCCGAT encodes:
- the fxlM gene encoding methyltransferase, FxLD system, whose translation is MTLDEENLPVPPDTSWWHASVAFPDPHADAAQALATALGERRFHFLRKDAGVRLRTEQPVADLLDQLVADRVITGWVGGIYEPETHAFGGPEGMEVAHDVFCADSPAALAETGTPGARERSVMLLSAMIRAAGLDPFEAGDVWARGPALDRAVSAMRRLMNADAALRSDAEAGWVERVAEFEDAGRRLRRLAADGRLIRGIRAVIAHHAIFAFNRAGVPADAQAATAWLGRHVAFSTGEGADVSTPKSASADPSLPRMETSVTPVTDPNQRGEALAQRLVDSGHLRSKAAIDAFRTTDRHAFLPGVDLESAYKEDAVPIKHDEHGEMISCISAPSIVATQLEQLGAQPGHKVLEAGAATGYNAALLGKIVSPGGQVWTLDVDQDLVSGASKHLAEAGVDNATAVMADGAAGLPEHAPYDRIIFTVGAGDVPVKILDQLAPGGRLVLPKRIRGSISRSFAFERDGDTWKTVSCEMATFIPLRKGVCDDVYTLVPMAGEGNVRLETFSEQDVDRDALRSVLDQQQTKLYTGVKFRQGSAWEWLYLYLACVLPNGLSRLPGQRPGFTPHFGWGSMVALDGGSLAYLTIREGEDEQGRYWEVGVIGHGEGGAGLAERVVSEIRAWDATGGNDAPEPGFRMAVADSRDRLTADDACFVVDKPYSRLVIDWARKG
- a CDS encoding lantibiotic dehydratase family protein is translated as MTRHRSSLYEGAGQAMLRAAVHTTEPAMPPWPVAKAPVDEWRAWLSTVWSDTDFRRTVSQASPHLADQVQAIIDGRTPKVRRMRRAALATARYAIRYARRSTPYGLFAGVAPLGFAQATSVRFGEKHQAVTRPDPVGLEEILSAWESDAARMADAEVCVNTLIRQRDQHIRVPSEGDAEFRLALSPALRLVLDLARSPITYRQLSDKLAAEFPAVSDTARDRLLGELLRVRLLRSSLRAPATIADPTDVLPPATHSQAAGLRTACDLLLDADVRLPKQVLTESETAATVLARLVTHPNGTPTWRRWIEQFSERYGENTAVPVEAVTDPDRGVGFPAGFVTASEPPRPMSRRDRLLLELAGTAAAEGSRTVALTGAMIEELEAAAGDKPQALAPHLELAAQVHASSLPALDRGDFRLHVLTVSRSAGSMTGRFWHLLPGTETAYAKLPTVDPEAELAQLSFHAGRVPADLLTRAPQALPRIVSVGEFRRPEPHVLFPRDLAVTLADGHPQLVESATGKPLELLAPTAINFLWNNYTPPMARFLGEISRAASPQVTWFDWGAAWTLPFTPALTYRRTILTTARWKIRSRTLPARTAPLQQWAHQLHAWRARFRVPDRVLLAEDDQQLPLDLTRDVDLDLLRAHLDASPLGIATLHDAPPPDADGWIGGRAHSIVVPLARRS
- a CDS encoding lanthionine synthetase C family protein, coding for MTTTTVPRTQDLSEGALGMALLDIERRDLSTARRHLAQATVRGVSTGSNASLFHGAPALEFVLDRAHGAANDVRAAVDRVVDARLAAAHRRQEAGTLPHLAEWDLIRGMTGLAALLLSRRPIAPRLPDVLACLVALAHPARSDGRILPGWWSPVGPDGKDMAGGHGNNGMAHGIAGPLAVLSLALRAGVSVPGQEEAVGTFATWLDRHGDRYWSTTTHLDADQPPAAEPARQSWCYGQPGIARAQQLAALALGDPVRRQAAEDTVEAILTDPLRLARITDSTLCHGWAGLLTLTRAVAADSTSPERFTLIIQDLHRRLAADWEHLPKPGFMEGRAGAQLALKATDATGWTRVLLLT